A portion of the Bacteroidales bacterium genome contains these proteins:
- the rpoC gene encoding DNA-directed RNA polymerase subunit beta' — protein sequence MSFRRENKVKSNFTKITISLSSPEEVLERSSGEVLKPETINYRTYKPERDGLFCERIFGPVKDYECHCGKYKRIRYKGIVCDRCGVEVTEKKVRRERMGHINLVVPVAHIWYFRSLPNKIGYLLGLPTKKLDVVIYYERFVVINPGIKAVDGVKYLDFLTEEEYLDILDTLPKENQHLDDSDPNKFIAGMGAEALFTLLSRLQLDDLSYDLRNRANTETSQQRKNEALKRLNVVEAFRESTQVNRPEWMILKVIPVIPPELRPLVPLDGGRFATSDLNDLYRRVIIRNNRLKRLIEIKAPEVILRNEKRMLQEAVDSLFDNSRKANAVKTDANRPLKSLSDSLKGKQGRFRQNLLGKRVDYSARSVIVVGPELKMHECGLPKDMAAELYKPFVIRKLIERGIVKTVKSAKKIVDRKDPVVWDILENVLKGHPVLLNRAPTLHRLGIQAFQPKLIEGKAIQLHPLSCTAFNADFDGDQMAVHLPLGNEAILEAQLLMLGSHNILNPANGAPITVPSQDMVLGLYYITKARKDAKGQGLIFYSPEEAIIAYNEKAADLHAIVKVRIGKEDENGVMVYKIMDTTIGRIIFNQNVPKEIGYINDILTKKSLRDIIGKVLKKTGTAKTAQFLDDIKDLGYFMAFKGGLSFNIDDVIIPVDKAELVEEGYVQVDEVMANYNMGLITNNERYNQIIDIWTHTNAKLTLILLKKLSEDNQGFNSVYMMLDSGARGSKEQIRQLCGMRGLMAKPQKSGSTGSEIIENPILSNFKEGLSVLEYFISTHGARKGLADTALKTADAGYLTRRLVDVSQDVIITENDCGTLRGLVATAIKKNEEVVESLYERILGRTTVHNVYHPLTGELIIASGEELTEEISKEIDNSPIEQVEIRSVLTCESKKGVCAKCYGRNLANGRMVQIGEATGVIAAQSIGEPGTQLTLRTFHVGGTASNIISDSKIIARFDGRAEIEELKTVERTDDSGNKFFIVIGRLAEMRIIDKNTGITLSTHTIPYGSKLYIDNNESVTKGQLICEWDPWNAVIISESEGTVEFDAVIKDVTFREESDEQTGYREKVIIDSRDKTKNPMIKILDSKGNVFRSYSLPVSSHIVVDDAKKVNAGDIISKIPRAMGKSGDITGGLPRVTELFEARNPSNPAVVSEIDGEVSFGKIKRGNREVIVTSKTGEVKKYLVQLSKQILVQENDYVKAGTPLSDGAITPSDILAIKGPTKVQEYIVNEVQEVYRMQGVKINDKHFEIIVRQMMRKVEIEDPGDTRFLERQIVDKWDFMDENDWIYDKKIVIDSGDSTVVRPGMVITARKLRDENSVLKRKDLKLITARDAVPATSSQVLQGITRAALQTNSFMSAASFQETTKVLNEAAILGKVDNLEGLKENVICGHLIPAGTGLREFDNLVVFSKEDYEQTSPTSHTVAVGVDEEDD from the coding sequence ACCCAGGTATCAAGGCGGTAGATGGTGTAAAATACTTAGATTTTCTTACAGAAGAGGAATATTTAGACATTTTGGATACGCTACCAAAAGAGAATCAACATCTTGATGATAGTGATCCTAATAAATTTATTGCAGGAATGGGCGCTGAGGCATTATTTACGCTTCTTTCACGCCTTCAACTCGATGATCTATCATATGATCTTCGTAATAGAGCAAATACTGAAACTTCTCAACAGAGAAAAAATGAAGCACTTAAGAGGCTTAATGTTGTTGAAGCTTTCCGTGAATCAACCCAGGTAAATAGACCTGAATGGATGATTCTTAAGGTTATTCCTGTAATTCCACCAGAACTTCGTCCATTAGTTCCACTCGATGGAGGCCGTTTTGCAACATCTGACCTTAATGACCTATACCGTAGGGTTATTATTCGTAACAATCGTCTTAAAAGACTTATCGAGATTAAAGCTCCTGAGGTTATTCTCCGAAATGAGAAACGTATGCTTCAGGAAGCTGTTGACTCTTTATTCGATAACTCACGTAAGGCAAACGCCGTTAAAACGGATGCTAACCGTCCTCTAAAATCATTAAGTGATAGTTTAAAAGGTAAACAAGGTCGTTTCCGTCAGAACTTGCTCGGTAAACGTGTTGACTATTCAGCTCGTTCGGTAATTGTCGTAGGTCCTGAATTAAAGATGCACGAATGCGGTTTACCAAAGGATATGGCTGCTGAACTTTACAAGCCATTTGTTATCCGTAAACTTATTGAGCGTGGTATTGTTAAAACTGTAAAATCGGCCAAGAAAATAGTAGATCGCAAGGATCCAGTAGTTTGGGATATTCTTGAGAATGTTCTTAAAGGACACCCTGTTCTGCTAAACCGTGCTCCTACCCTTCACCGCTTAGGTATTCAGGCATTCCAACCTAAATTGATTGAAGGTAAAGCTATCCAACTTCACCCACTATCATGTACTGCGTTCAACGCAGACTTTGACGGTGACCAGATGGCAGTTCACCTCCCACTTGGAAACGAGGCAATTCTTGAAGCTCAACTTTTGATGCTTGGTTCGCACAACATTCTTAACCCAGCAAATGGTGCACCTATCACTGTTCCTTCACAGGACATGGTATTAGGTTTGTACTATATCACGAAAGCTCGTAAGGATGCTAAAGGTCAAGGGCTAATCTTTTACTCGCCTGAAGAGGCTATCATTGCTTACAATGAGAAAGCAGCCGATCTTCATGCTATAGTTAAGGTTCGCATCGGCAAGGAGGATGAAAATGGTGTTATGGTTTATAAAATTATGGATACCACAATCGGTAGGATAATTTTCAACCAGAATGTTCCAAAAGAAATTGGCTACATCAACGATATCTTAACAAAGAAATCGTTACGCGATATTATTGGTAAAGTATTAAAGAAAACCGGAACAGCCAAAACAGCCCAATTCCTAGATGATATCAAAGATTTAGGTTATTTTATGGCGTTTAAGGGTGGTCTTTCATTCAATATCGATGATGTAATTATCCCAGTTGATAAAGCAGAACTTGTTGAAGAAGGCTATGTTCAGGTTGATGAGGTTATGGCCAACTACAACATGGGTCTTATCACCAACAATGAACGTTACAATCAAATTATTGACATCTGGACACATACAAATGCTAAGCTAACTCTTATTCTGCTTAAGAAACTATCGGAAGATAATCAAGGTTTCAACTCGGTTTACATGATGCTTGATTCAGGTGCCCGTGGATCGAAGGAACAGATTCGTCAGCTTTGCGGAATGCGTGGTCTAATGGCTAAACCTCAAAAATCAGGATCAACAGGAAGTGAGATTATCGAAAACCCAATTCTTTCAAACTTTAAAGAAGGTCTATCGGTTCTTGAGTACTTTATCTCAACCCACGGTGCTCGTAAAGGTCTTGCCGATACAGCATTGAAAACTGCTGATGCTGGTTATCTAACCCGTCGTTTGGTTGACGTTTCTCAGGATGTTATTATTACTGAAAATGACTGTGGTACACTTCGCGGATTGGTTGCAACAGCAATTAAGAAAAACGAAGAGGTTGTAGAATCGCTATACGAGCGTATACTCGGACGTACAACTGTTCATAATGTTTATCACCCACTTACCGGTGAGCTAATTATCGCTTCGGGGGAAGAACTAACGGAAGAGATTTCAAAAGAAATTGATAATTCTCCAATAGAACAGGTAGAAATTCGTTCAGTGTTAACCTGCGAATCGAAAAAGGGTGTTTGCGCTAAGTGTTACGGGCGTAACCTTGCCAATGGCCGTATGGTTCAGATTGGTGAAGCAACAGGTGTTATCGCTGCACAAAGTATCGGTGAACCTGGAACACAGCTTACTCTACGTACATTCCACGTTGGGGGTACTGCATCGAATATTATTTCCGATTCAAAAATTATTGCACGTTTCGACGGTAGAGCAGAAATTGAAGAGTTAAAGACCGTTGAACGTACAGATGATTCTGGAAATAAATTCTTCATTGTAATTGGTCGTTTAGCAGAGATGCGTATTATTGATAAGAATACAGGTATTACGCTTTCTACTCATACAATTCCATACGGTTCTAAGTTATATATTGATAATAATGAAAGCGTTACAAAAGGTCAACTCATTTGCGAATGGGATCCATGGAATGCGGTTATTATTTCAGAATCAGAAGGTACTGTTGAATTTGATGCTGTTATCAAAGATGTAACATTTAGAGAAGAATCTGATGAACAAACAGGCTATCGCGAAAAGGTTATTATTGACTCTCGCGATAAGACCAAGAACCCAATGATTAAAATTCTAGATAGTAAAGGAAATGTTTTCCGCTCATATAGTCTTCCAGTTTCATCACACATTGTTGTTGATGATGCTAAAAAGGTTAATGCAGGGGATATTATTTCTAAGATTCCTAGAGCAATGGGTAAATCAGGTGATATCACCGGTGGTCTTCCACGTGTAACCGAACTATTTGAGGCTCGTAATCCTTCTAATCCTGCTGTTGTTTCCGAAATTGATGGTGAAGTATCATTTGGGAAAATTAAGCGTGGAAATAGAGAGGTTATTGTTACTTCAAAGACTGGAGAAGTTAAGAAATATCTTGTTCAACTTTCAAAACAAATTCTGGTTCAGGAGAACGATTACGTTAAAGCAGGTACTCCACTTTCAGACGGTGCAATTACACCTTCAGATATCCTAGCAATTAAAGGTCCAACAAAGGTTCAGGAATATATCGTAAACGAGGTTCAAGAGGTTTACCGTATGCAGGGTGTTAAGATTAATGATAAGCATTTTGAAATTATCGTTCGTCAAATGATGCGTAAGGTAGAAATTGAGGACCCAGGCGATACACGTTTCCTTGAACGTCAGATAGTTGACAAATGGGATTTCATGGATGAGAATGATTGGATCTATGACAAGAAAATTGTTATTGATTCAGGAGATTCAACGGTAGTTCGTCCTGGTATGGTTATCACAGCACGTAAACTTCGTGATGAAAACTCAGTTCTGAAACGAAAAGACTTGAAGCTAATCACCGCTCGTGATGCCGTTCCTGCAACCTCAAGTCAGGTATTGCAGGGTATTACAAGAGCAGCCTTACAAACAAATAGTTTTATGTCTGCTGCATCGTTCCAAGAAACAACAAAGGTTCTAAACGAGGCTGCAATCTTAGGTAAGGTTGATAATCTTGAGGGTCTGAAGGAGAATGTAATCTGCGGTCACTTAATTCCTGCAGGTACTGGTCTTCGTGAGTTCGATAATCTTGTTGTTTTCTCAAAAGAGGATTATGAACAGACTTCTCCAACTAGTCATACTGTTGCAGTTGGTGTTGATGAAGAAGATGATTAA
- a CDS encoding DUF3467 domain-containing protein — MTDKNNPINIEINDEVAQGTYSNLAVITHSASEFIVDFVRIMPGMPKAQVKSRIILTPDHAKRLFLALQDNISKFESTHGPIKLVEGGGAPAFPINFGGVGEA, encoded by the coding sequence ATGACAGATAAAAATAACCCAATCAATATTGAGATTAACGATGAAGTTGCTCAAGGAACTTATTCAAATCTAGCAGTAATAACACACTCAGCATCTGAGTTTATTGTAGATTTTGTTCGAATTATGCCTGGAATGCCTAAAGCTCAGGTAAAGTCAAGAATTATTCTTACACCTGACCATGCTAAGCGTTTGTTTTTAGCTTTGCAAGACAATATTTCTAAGTTTGAATCAACACATGGACCAATTAAATTAGTTGAAGGTGGCGGTGCTCCTGCATTCCCAATTAATTTTGGCGGGGTTGGTGAAGCCTAA
- a CDS encoding thiamine diphosphokinase → MKNSNNEQRATINEQQVEKVVVVANGKFPDHEIPLNALANADVVVCCDGAAANLDKHGIIPTAIVGDLDSLTSFLKTKYADKLHHDPDQNTNDLTKSIKWCLSRKYTTIDIVGATGLREDHTLGNIGLLPLYARMGARVRMFTDNGYIIPLLESQSVDSFVGQQVSIFSPNNLTKVTSINLKYPINRSILNEYWMGTLNESLGEKFTLEFEPDPLILFLKYL, encoded by the coding sequence GTGAAAAATAGTAATAACGAACAGCGAGCAACGATTAACGAGCAACAAGTTGAAAAAGTTGTTGTTGTGGCCAATGGCAAGTTTCCAGATCATGAAATCCCATTGAATGCTCTTGCCAATGCCGATGTTGTTGTTTGCTGTGATGGCGCAGCAGCTAATCTTGATAAGCATGGGATAATTCCAACAGCAATTGTAGGTGATTTGGATTCATTAACTTCGTTTTTAAAAACTAAATATGCTGATAAGCTTCATCATGATCCAGATCAAAACACAAATGATTTAACTAAATCGATTAAGTGGTGCTTAAGTAGAAAATATACTACCATAGATATTGTCGGTGCAACAGGGCTTCGAGAGGATCATACATTAGGAAATATAGGCCTTTTACCACTTTATGCACGAATGGGAGCAAGGGTTAGAATGTTTACTGATAACGGATACATTATACCTCTATTAGAATCACAATCTGTTGACAGTTTCGTCGGGCAACAAGTTTCTATATTTTCGCCGAATAACCTCACAAAAGTTACTTCAATAAACCTCAAATATCCAATTAATAGGAGTATACTAAATGAATATTGGATGGGTACCTTAAACGAAAGTTTAGGAGAAAAATTTACTCTTGAGTTTGAACCTGATCCACTAATTCTTTTTCTAAAATATCTCTAG
- a CDS encoding nicotinamide mononucleotide transporter: MNWLLNNYIEVLGAVTGLIYLYLEIKQNIWLWPLGIVTSAFYVYVFFTSKFYADMGLQVYYLVISIYGWWHWLYGGDSLGKEELPITRTSLKTWVILSLVSIALFGVMAVVLINFTDSPVPYGDAFVTALSITATWMLARKLIEQWWIWVVVNIVSLGLFIWKELYPTSILFFFYFTMAVVGYYQWKKEMEK, encoded by the coding sequence ATGAATTGGTTACTGAATAATTATATCGAGGTACTTGGGGCTGTAACTGGCCTCATCTACCTTTATCTTGAAATCAAGCAGAATATCTGGCTTTGGCCTTTAGGTATTGTAACATCAGCATTCTATGTCTATGTTTTTTTTACATCTAAGTTTTATGCTGATATGGGTTTACAGGTATATTATCTCGTTATCAGCATTTATGGGTGGTGGCATTGGTTGTATGGTGGAGATTCTTTAGGTAAGGAAGAATTACCAATTACTCGGACATCATTAAAAACTTGGGTGATTTTATCTTTAGTTTCAATCGCCTTATTTGGAGTGATGGCTGTAGTTCTAATAAATTTTACAGATTCTCCCGTTCCCTATGGTGATGCGTTTGTCACCGCATTAAGCATTACAGCCACATGGATGCTTGCCCGAAAACTGATAGAACAATGGTGGATTTGGGTTGTAGTAAATATTGTATCTTTAGGACTGTTTATCTGGAAGGAACTATACCCAACATCAATTCTGTTCTTTTTCTACTTTACAATGGCTGTGGTTGGCTATTATCAGTGGAAAAAAGAGATGGAGAAATGA
- a CDS encoding TonB-dependent receptor, which yields MKKFALMLLLQLMGLWIFANSNDFGGSLKIYGRITDEKGNPLVGATIAIENSLQGTTTGLNGGFSLNKLKSGRYIVIVSFIGYEKKSEEVNLDRDMEVNITLTPSSIMGEEIVVSSTRATSRMPIAQSSLKKDEIKTTSVGFDIPYLLESIPSVVATSEGGTGVGNTAFRIRGSDMSRINVTVNGIPLNDAESQGVYWVDLPDFTSSVDNIQVQRGVGTSTNGAAAFGASINLQTSTLNPDPFTNIELMTGSFGTWRTTAKVGTGLIRNKFSFEGRFSQLKSDGYIDRGTSDDRSMFLTGAWHTSKSLLRFNIIHGEEHTGITWEGNPGYMLDLNRTYNPAGEYTDANGNTQYYKNQKDNYIQTHYHLLYSYQLSNSLSLSSAFFLTKGAGYYEEYKVDKKFSSYGVGTPIFGNDTIKRSDFITQKWMDNNFYGTTISLNYRKGSIDASFGGGWNRYDGNHFGRILWSNVNAGIPKGKEWYRNTSEKTDYNFYGKTTWQLTNQISLYGDLQYRSINYDLAGLDDDLASLDQKHQWNFFNPKFGSFYKISSNQEVYFSYGVGHREPTRSDIKDAMKYGSSNTPQSERLFDYELGYTFKAPVFALGLNLYYMDYKDQLVLTGKLSDVGYPLMTNVDKSYRTGVEITAGFKPATWLQWNLNGTFSSNRIKSFVEYVDLYDNSIDFNFVGQQENHLGNTPISFSPSVIGSSQICLTPVKNLNLSLITKYVGEQYYDNTGSAARRLDDYLVNNLKIDYSLKMKSIKTVNLQFFVNNLFNLKYEANAWVYRAQFVNNGSEYREDGFFPQAGINFMLRLGVEF from the coding sequence ATGAAAAAATTCGCTTTGATGCTGCTTTTGCAGCTTATGGGTTTGTGGATTTTCGCAAATTCAAATGATTTTGGTGGTTCACTAAAAATTTATGGCAGGATAACAGACGAGAAGGGAAATCCTCTTGTTGGTGCTACCATTGCCATTGAGAATTCTTTGCAGGGCACTACAACTGGACTAAACGGAGGATTTAGTTTAAATAAATTAAAATCTGGTAGGTATATTGTTATTGTATCATTTATTGGTTACGAGAAAAAATCGGAAGAGGTTAACCTTGATAGGGACATGGAGGTTAATATAACCCTTACACCATCGTCAATAATGGGAGAGGAGATTGTTGTTAGTTCTACCAGAGCAACAAGTCGAATGCCGATTGCTCAATCATCGTTGAAGAAAGATGAGATTAAAACAACCAGCGTTGGTTTTGATATTCCATATCTTTTAGAATCAATCCCATCCGTGGTTGCTACATCGGAGGGTGGAACGGGGGTTGGCAATACCGCTTTTAGAATTAGGGGGAGCGATATGAGCCGGATTAACGTTACCGTTAATGGTATTCCTCTAAATGATGCCGAATCGCAGGGCGTTTACTGGGTCGATTTACCCGATTTCACAAGTTCCGTTGATAATATTCAGGTGCAAAGAGGAGTAGGGACATCCACCAATGGTGCGGCCGCTTTTGGGGCATCAATAAATCTTCAGACATCTACCTTAAACCCAGATCCTTTCACAAATATCGAACTTATGACAGGTTCATTCGGAACTTGGAGAACAACAGCAAAGGTTGGTACAGGTTTGATAAGGAATAAATTTAGCTTTGAAGGGAGATTCTCACAGCTAAAATCGGATGGGTATATCGATAGGGGAACCTCTGATGATAGGTCGATGTTTCTAACCGGTGCTTGGCATACTTCGAAGAGTTTACTTCGCTTTAATATTATTCATGGTGAGGAGCACACTGGTATTACATGGGAGGGTAATCCTGGCTATATGTTAGATTTGAATAGAACATACAACCCTGCTGGTGAATATACCGATGCCAATGGTAATACCCAATACTATAAAAATCAGAAGGATAACTACATTCAAACCCATTATCATCTTTTATATAGCTATCAGCTATCAAATTCTCTTAGTTTGTCTTCAGCGTTTTTTTTGACAAAAGGGGCTGGTTACTATGAAGAGTATAAGGTTGATAAGAAGTTCAGCAGTTACGGCGTTGGAACGCCAATCTTTGGTAACGATACCATAAAAAGATCCGATTTTATTACCCAAAAATGGATGGACAATAATTTTTATGGCACAACCATTTCCTTAAACTATCGGAAAGGATCAATTGATGCATCTTTTGGAGGCGGATGGAATCGTTATGATGGTAACCACTTTGGCAGAATTCTATGGTCGAATGTGAATGCAGGAATTCCAAAGGGTAAAGAGTGGTACAGGAATACCAGCGAAAAGACCGATTATAATTTTTATGGGAAAACAACTTGGCAGCTAACCAACCAGATTAGCCTTTATGGTGATTTGCAGTATCGTTCGATAAATTACGATTTAGCCGGTTTGGATGATGATCTGGCGAGTCTGGATCAAAAACATCAGTGGAATTTCTTTAATCCAAAGTTTGGATCATTCTACAAGATATCTTCGAATCAGGAAGTCTATTTCTCTTATGGTGTTGGTCATCGGGAGCCTACGAGGTCAGATATAAAAGATGCGATGAAATATGGCTCAAGCAATACTCCTCAATCTGAACGACTTTTTGATTATGAATTGGGTTATACCTTTAAAGCACCCGTTTTTGCATTGGGCTTAAATCTATACTATATGGATTATAAGGATCAACTTGTATTGACAGGAAAACTAAGTGATGTTGGATACCCATTGATGACAAATGTTGATAAAAGTTACAGAACAGGAGTGGAGATTACTGCTGGATTTAAGCCAGCTACATGGCTACAATGGAATTTGAATGGAACATTTAGTTCTAATAGAATTAAAAGTTTTGTTGAATATGTTGATTTATATGATAATTCAATTGATTTTAACTTTGTTGGTCAGCAGGAAAATCATTTAGGAAATACGCCGATTTCATTCTCTCCATCGGTTATTGGATCAAGCCAAATATGTTTAACACCTGTAAAGAATTTAAATCTTTCTTTGATCACTAAATATGTTGGTGAACAATACTACGATAATACAGGAAGTGCTGCCAGAAGATTAGATGATTATTTAGTGAATAATTTAAAGATTGACTATTCATTAAAAATGAAAAGTATTAAAACGGTCAACCTGCAATTTTTTGTCAATAATCTCTTTAATTTAAAGTACGAAGCTAATGCTTGGGTTTATCGCGCACAATTTGTAAACAACGGCTCTGAATATCGTGAGGATGGATTTTTTCCACAAGCGGGAATCAACTTTATGCTTCGATTAGGTGTTGAGTTTTAA
- a CDS encoding phage antirepressor protein: MAEDKIVVFESKNIRRLWYEGEWFFSVIDVVGALTESVNPRDYWFKMKSRVATEDEFQLSTICRQLKLEAPDGKNRLTDCANTQALFRIIQSIPSPKAEPFKQWLAKVGYERVLEIENPELAQERMKQFYELKGYPKDWIDKRLRGIAIRQNLTDEWKERGIKHDSDFAILTSEITKATFGLTPSEYKEFKGLKKKNQNLRDHMNDLELIFTMLGEKVTTEISQIEKPDTLDKNKKVAKRGGGVAGKARKETEKELGRSIITNQNFLSNTDTTKHISDNE; this comes from the coding sequence ATGGCGGAGGATAAAATCGTAGTTTTTGAGAGTAAAAACATTCGTAGATTATGGTACGAAGGTGAATGGTTTTTTTCTGTAATAGATGTAGTGGGAGCACTAACAGAAAGTGTAAATCCCCGCGATTATTGGTTTAAGATGAAATCAAGGGTGGCAACAGAGGATGAATTTCAACTGTCGACAATTTGTCGACAGTTGAAACTTGAAGCTCCTGATGGAAAGAATCGATTGACCGATTGTGCCAACACCCAAGCCCTGTTTCGTATAATTCAATCTATTCCATCGCCTAAAGCTGAGCCCTTTAAACAATGGTTGGCTAAAGTAGGATATGAACGAGTACTTGAGATTGAAAATCCAGAACTTGCTCAAGAACGCATGAAGCAATTTTACGAACTGAAAGGTTATCCGAAGGATTGGATTGACAAGCGTTTGAGAGGAATAGCCATACGGCAAAATCTCACAGATGAGTGGAAAGAAAGAGGGATTAAGCATGATAGTGATTTTGCAATTCTTACATCTGAGATTACAAAGGCTACATTTGGTCTAACTCCATCAGAATACAAAGAATTTAAGGGGTTGAAAAAGAAAAATCAAAACCTACGAGATCACATGAATGATCTGGAACTAATATTTACAATGCTTGGTGAAAAAGTTACAACTGAAATATCTCAAATTGAAAAACCAGATACACTCGACAAAAACAAGAAAGTGGCTAAACGAGGTGGAGGTGTTGCTGGCAAAGCCCGAAAAGAAACGGAAAAAGAATTGGGAAGGAGTATTATCACGAATCAAAATTTTTTATCAAATACAGATACTACTAAACATATATCGGACAATGAATAG
- a CDS encoding molybdopterin molybdotransferase MoeA, translating to MITLNQAIDIILSETKLSAKTEKIPLWNSLGRVLAEDIISDMNMPPFDKTAVDGYACRMIDARKELEVIEIISAGSVPKKAIGVGQCSKIMTGAMIPKGADCVLMVEDTVEVAKDRIRFNGDKPKSNICILGEDIKTGDLAIPRGTTISNQHIAIMAALGCSQPVVTQKPSVAVLITGDELVEPEIMPQGGQIRNSNGHQLVTQVISANAEPNYFGIIKDTEDDTYRALSEALSKNDIVILTGGVSMGDYDYVPMVMQKLGIQILFDSIAIQPGKPTKFGVKNGKLIFGLPGNPVSSYMQFEILVKPAIQKIMGAKTSTEFIARLPMSTNFSRKKVERQGLIPVAITNDKKVIPVEFHGSAHIFALAKADGYIMIPLGVAEIKEGELVDVRPL from the coding sequence ATGATTACGTTAAATCAAGCAATTGATATTATCCTATCAGAAACAAAACTATCAGCAAAAACTGAAAAAATTCCCCTTTGGAACTCTTTAGGGCGAGTTCTTGCAGAGGATATCATTTCCGATATGAATATGCCTCCTTTCGATAAAACTGCTGTGGATGGATATGCATGTAGAATGATTGACGCAAGAAAGGAACTTGAGGTAATTGAGATTATTTCAGCAGGAAGTGTTCCAAAGAAAGCGATTGGTGTGGGACAATGCTCCAAGATAATGACTGGGGCTATGATACCAAAGGGGGCAGATTGCGTTCTTATGGTTGAAGATACTGTTGAGGTTGCAAAAGATAGAATTAGATTCAATGGCGATAAGCCAAAGTCAAATATTTGTATTCTTGGTGAAGATATTAAAACTGGAGACCTAGCAATTCCCAGAGGCACAACAATTTCAAATCAGCATATTGCAATTATGGCAGCACTAGGTTGCTCGCAACCTGTTGTTACCCAAAAACCTTCGGTAGCAGTACTTATAACTGGTGATGAACTCGTTGAACCAGAAATAATGCCCCAAGGTGGACAAATACGAAATAGCAATGGTCATCAACTCGTAACGCAAGTAATTAGTGCAAATGCAGAACCCAACTATTTTGGAATTATTAAGGATACTGAAGATGATACCTATAGAGCATTATCAGAAGCATTATCGAAAAATGATATTGTAATCCTTACTGGTGGCGTATCAATGGGCGATTATGACTATGTACCAATGGTTATGCAAAAATTGGGTATTCAAATCCTATTCGATAGCATTGCCATTCAGCCCGGGAAGCCCACTAAATTTGGAGTCAAGAATGGAAAACTAATTTTTGGATTGCCTGGAAATCCTGTTTCATCATATATGCAGTTTGAGATATTGGTGAAACCTGCAATTCAAAAAATAATGGGCGCAAAAACCAGCACTGAATTTATTGCCCGATTACCAATGTCTACTAATTTCTCACGAAAAAAAGTTGAACGGCAAGGCTTAATCCCAGTGGCAATTACAAACGATAAGAAGGTTATACCTGTTGAATTTCATGGCTCGGCTCACATATTCGCCCTTGCCAAAGCCGATGGTTATATTATGATTCCATTAGGTGTTGCAGAAATTAAAGAAGGAGAATTAGTTGATGTTAGACCACTATAA
- a CDS encoding radical SAM protein, whose protein sequence is MLDHYNRNINYLRVSITDRCNLRCTYCMPEEGVALLSHNEILSFDEIVAFIKEAVSLGITKVRITGGEPLVRKGVVELVRMIAQIPGIEDLSMTTNAILMSQFAEPLWAAGLRRINVSLDTVDPIKFKLITRGGDVNQVLQGLEEAKRVGFNPIKLNCVIDKSSDEPDAQELKDFANRNGFDVRFIPKMNLEKGIFGQVEGGEGGNCASCNRLRLTANGLVKPCLFSDIGYSVRELGSKEAIIKAIGIKPESGTTNQKGKFYNIGG, encoded by the coding sequence ATGTTAGACCACTATAATCGCAATATAAATTACTTAAGGGTTTCAATCACCGACAGATGCAACCTCAGATGCACCTACTGTATGCCAGAGGAAGGTGTTGCCCTTCTCTCACATAATGAAATTTTATCATTTGATGAGATCGTTGCATTCATTAAAGAGGCTGTTTCACTGGGGATAACCAAGGTTCGAATTACTGGCGGAGAACCTTTGGTTAGAAAAGGGGTTGTTGAACTTGTAAGGATGATTGCCCAAATCCCAGGGATTGAAGACTTAAGTATGACAACAAATGCCATTCTAATGTCTCAATTCGCAGAACCTCTTTGGGCTGCGGGGCTACGAAGAATCAACGTAAGCCTTGATACTGTTGACCCCATCAAATTTAAATTGATTACAAGAGGAGGTGATGTTAATCAAGTTTTACAAGGTTTAGAGGAGGCGAAAAGGGTTGGATTCAACCCTATCAAACTAAATTGCGTGATAGATAAATCCTCCGATGAACCCGATGCACAAGAGCTAAAGGATTTTGCAAATAGAAATGGATTTGATGTTCGGTTTATCCCAAAAATGAATCTTGAAAAGGGGATTTTTGGTCAAGTTGAGGGCGGCGAAGGTGGCAATTGCGCCAGCTGCAACAGATTAAGATTAACTGCTAACGGTTTGGTTAAGCCTTGTCTTTTCAGCGATATCGGTTATAGCGTTCGTGAACTTGGTTCAAAGGAAGCAATTATTAAGGCAATTGGAATAAAACCTGAAAGCGGTACTACAAATCAAAAAGGAAAGTTTTATAATATTGGAGGTTAA